The Hymenobacter swuensis DY53 genome includes the window CTCCGGCTGTCAGCTGCTGAACGCCGTGAATTAATGTAGTTGTTTTTAGTAGTTGGTTGGTGGTTTTTGGCCTGTTCAGTTGCCAAGTACTAACAACCAATTACTAAAAGCCAAAACCCAACTTATGCCTTTCGCCTCCGATAAAGAAGCCGCCGACGCGCTGGCCCGGTCCTACCAAAAGCTCCGCCAGGAAATCGGCAAAGTCATTATCGGGCAGGACGACGTGGTAGAGTTGGTGCTGACGGCCGTGTTTTCGCAGGGCCATTGCCTGTTGGTGGGCGTGCCAGGGCTAGCCAAAACCCTGCTCATTCAGACTATTGCCGACTCGCTGGACCTTTCGTTCAACCGGGTGCAGTTCACGCCGGATCTGATGCCGTCGGACATTGTCGGCTCGGAAACGCTAAACCAGCAGCGGGATTTTCACTTTGTACCAGGGCCGATTTTTGCCAACATTGTGCTGGCCGACGAAATCAACCGGACTCCTCCCAAAACCCAGGCGGCCCTACTCGAAAGCATGCAGGAATACGCCGTGACGGTGGCGGGTAAGCGGTATCCGTTGCAACGCCCGTTCTTCGTGCTGGCTACCCAGAACCCGATTGAGCAGGAAGGCACCTATCCGCTGCCCGAAGCTCAGCTGGACCGCTTCATGTTTAATATTGAGCTGGGCTACCCAAGCTACGAGGCGGAGCTGCAAATCGTGAAAAACACCACGTCCGACCACAAGCCTACGGTTAGCAAAATCCTCCACGCCGACGACATTCAGGCGTTTCAGCAGCTGGTGCGCCGCGTGCCCGTAGCCGATAACGTGGTAGAATATGCCGTTGGTCTGGTACACAAAACCCGCCCCAATACCGACCGCGCCGC containing:
- a CDS encoding AAA family ATPase, with product MPFASDKEAADALARSYQKLRQEIGKVIIGQDDVVELVLTAVFSQGHCLLVGVPGLAKTLLIQTIADSLDLSFNRVQFTPDLMPSDIVGSETLNQQRDFHFVPGPIFANIVLADEINRTPPKTQAALLESMQEYAVTVAGKRYPLQRPFFVLATQNPIEQEGTYPLPEAQLDRFMFNIELGYPSYEAELQIVKNTTSDHKPTVSKILHADDIQAFQQLVRRVPVADNVVEYAVGLVHKTRPNTDRAAARASQLLEWGAGPRASQHLIVGAKCHALIHGKYSPDIEDVKAVALPILRHRLVRNFKAEAEGITVDQIVKELL